A region of Salvelinus namaycush isolate Seneca unplaced genomic scaffold, SaNama_1.0 Scaffold490, whole genome shotgun sequence DNA encodes the following proteins:
- the LOC120041629 gene encoding butyrophilin subfamily 1 member A1-like: MFSLFIAVKMAESRVHNQFKLTTKNYVEADVGEEVTLPCHLSPDTSAVAMTIRWFKETECIYLYKNGQVTERSGYEGRVSLITQELERGNVSLRLRDIRRSDRGVYICQVIHGEQKKEAEVRLWEREELNISHSKINMESA; this comes from the exons ATGTTTTCTCTTTTTATTGCAGTTAAAATGGCAGAGTCCAGAGTTCATA ATCAGTTTAAACTTACCACTAAAAACTATGTGGAGGCTGATGTTGGTGAAGAGGTCACCCTCCCCTGTCACCTCTCACCTGACACCAGTGCTGTTGCCATGACGATCAggtggtttaaagagacagagtgTATTTACCTGTATAAGAATGGCCAGGTGACAGAGAGGAGTGGCTATGAGGGCAGAGTGAGTCTGATCAcccaggagctggagagaggcaACGTGTCTCTGAGGCTGAGAGACATCAGGAGGTCAGATAGAGGAGTCTACATATGTCAGGTCATCCATGGAGAACAGAAGAAGGAGGCTGAAGTGCGTTTATGGGAGAGAGAAG AGCTCAACATATCACACTCCAAAATTAACATGGAATCAGCttga